From a region of the Triticum aestivum cultivar Chinese Spring chromosome 7D, IWGSC CS RefSeq v2.1, whole genome shotgun sequence genome:
- the LOC123170870 gene encoding uncharacterized protein isoform X2 produces the protein MASSQHVEVEAAKLLQKLILESKDEPAKLATKLYVICQHMKLSGKEQSLPYQVISRAMETVVSQHGIDMDALRSSRVPFAGGPQAVDSSGVMSKDKEIIGGQSSMVGSDASQSSGQAALWHLPPDMARPGVYIPGRVPAGQNRGDVAGSDIHQGSMSQKSGRSSGVESPASLQMEDTRSMNSHDSLKSDEKTSKKASSSKRKRMDSKAAGDMQSEENSKSDGISSGQNIRKRKQVGKAGAQGQPSRGAEPEQSHILQGATAQVPPLPGGASFFRAHQEGPPASAGRTIDNTKPSNPFAMSQVSNFAEGLASGSIPTELQKSILGGTNMFNTGFGWNQSSQGSAIKNTQGSVANLMRPGVNVEGKINVGSQGAFNPTPTSQMDFPKIPPYMSSSFGGGSQFLDKGKDSASGNTGTELHSAAKVGVNMGIVHGSPMQERQNITRAPQRAESSLQEARLSSLPNRNVGPYQTSHISPNTPFKEQQLKQLRAQCLVFLAFRNNMQPRKVHLEIALGGGPTAEGGGAGQGGNESRVADGSVRENGNSQENSAIFGSQSDMSRLPSTSAGSIAEADSSLKDSEIKKKINIAEHEKSSMEIENIQQAVMQGTGSSSEMRSQEIASPVPSGPQQSYFQGDKRRNAPETYRTDAENLNRNLGFGGQGPSSLGGNRQHPNFEAAVLTKDRLQDEASKESYPPSRLHHMPIDGYSSNLPGKDLTPDTDRNEVEHCTQMGEMSDRSADEGDDDLFEHDDFASTPPKYTMTEKWIIDYQKRKYGENEKKVLEQQSAHKRMSASYQKLKESVSSSEDLTAKTKSVIELKKLQLLSLQRRVRSEFLSDFFKPNTADLERVKAVKKHRHGRRVKQLEKIEQKMKEERQKRIRERQKEFFADIESHRERLEDSFKAKRERLKGFNRYIKEFHKRKERIHREKLDRIQREKINLLKNNDVEGYLRMVQDAKSDRVKQLLRETEKYLQKLGAKLRGDSSMDGRSYVSGKGVTANDVEDESYQPQNYLESNEKYYQLAHSVKEIVNDQPTYLNGGKLREYQMNGLRWLVSLYNNNLNGILADEMGLGKTVQVISLLCYLMETKNDRGPFLVVVPSSVLSGWVSELNFWAPSINKIAYFGPPEERRRLFKEMIVQQKFNVLLTTYEYLMNKHDRPKLSKIQWHYIIIDEGHRIKNASCKLNADLKLYRSSHRLLLTGTPLQNNLEELWALLNFLLPNIFNSSEDFSQWFNKPFESNGDNSADEALLSEEENLLIINRLHQVLRPFVLRRLKHKVESELPGKIERLVRCEASAYQKLLMTRVEDNLGGIGAVKVRSVHNSVMELRNICNHPYLSQLHVEEIEGHLPRHYLPSIVRLCGKLEMLDRLLPKLKATGHRVLLFSTMTRLLDVMEDYLVWKKYQYLRLDGHTSGHERGALIDRFNDPDSPAFIFLLSIRAGGVGVNLQAADTVIIFDTDWNPQVDLQAQARAHRIGQKKEVLVLRLETVRTVEEQVRASAEHKLGVANQSITAGFFDNNTSAEDRREYLESLLRECKKEESAPVLDDDALNNILARSEDEIDIFESIDKQRLDDEMAVWLKVVQDGSVSGLDPSVLPPRLVSDDDLKPFCHAMKIYESSNVKNVKVNVRKKGELGGLDTKHYGRGKRAREVRSYEDQWTEEEFEKLCQAESPDSPQPGGVLKDIDISKESKLEVPAESSIDPKESSIDPVEAKTVPVLAVPDSSPPVPSVPDSSPAKRRRGRPRRSDVSVSPVMSPAKAVQQEAGTTLGSSAPASTIDSAAPTATIHSTGPDVTTHSAAPVAAIKPDIGTEVKATAFVAAVPTATMKPEIGTEVTDHVVLEGSIAKEVGPAVESGHDPVAASAAPHPPAPATSRGRKTQAVETPRRRGRKPKSLFSSSAGDININPVVAIGSGPASVGSPYPQGDMPASLMSRFQKDLVTGRPVTSLPEGVKGISAPESTTPVAEDKHTGTAISSDNANLLMPKIIHNENVGFVQASSEQVFSASVPTLTAVSGGILKASHILLADKPAEKQSASRRRRKKAPGGEDTGVSTRQRAAMKKSDGIPGTNDNVGADMSTAEKLGAVNVKDGSSLQDTPKELPNINSPPYDKSGYDSQPRTPIAVPISEAALPSGSGNAHVAYSDITPRIPTNPDGQDKPVNLHIGAPLAAASQPQVPCKTGNDHVAVCSVVTTTHSETVTEKPLLNPVSELANVQVEPPSSSLNSGKNISTVPSEVNSVAPSKASGRRRKGPASEPRTRSKAATAACERRARLAGPKQTGDARKLEILASPSTAVCVSSVEQQETALAEPPTASVCEPQKNAESHVRGGMSTPMGILDAPKQIATQSITACTEETNSSLSTQTPALPISRESNLSMGDKQGVGVYTIHGQTKMVLAAELASANDEHKLHEVHDKTADGNILQHSAANDTLQDKTDSIAGLDLASRHRIGDLEMEKGDSNTVMLPDCQTPFDASVKDIKDTLAPTEADVSDLQSEAAAIDVTSPKQDTMVVEALHTNSGGSASHLPAALQSTDSNQHAERKGSSENSGSKFFASGKKTEEMEGTLDKNTDNNLIQANADIALGRHSPSEDKREDSCAHVVDGGLLGSKQTLLEVVSAVNTDGSEEALNASSTHSNKDATSVCEVTKDPESHVRVSVLASAAMNARDDCEEVHNVPSTHSDRGGSMVEVDASRDDATSICEVCKDPESNVSGELSMPVGLAELELELPNQSKSSSQSSAVNADETKASINIQTTSLVESGEQKSPRNGAHELKEGMELAGPKIECTILMPSPDDKSSEAHSLAQREMVSGAEQASMKDDKRNKMVDVTFSSGEEQEIQRADVDLPTCPRYADCEGEKDHSPKTILAGSQSFCEASDKDVAPVKDDHTDPQSEVNVVDMNGANQDSAETEAMQIDGVSKGSSSDLPAALRSTDSNQPAEQDGLENSPSISACPKEHEKLEETSDEIGGGNSNRSRTDGDSHIMNLVGYSEDSDEDNSIQVADVGDVGSKETTHDGISAVPRGAEPGDGPCTEPTCETAVHVHEFNVDVAISEDGHGTMALGSVQASTTELKDLESGRCLEHGTGTSLSACNVHQSPLKELSYGISVIPDPVEHDGTGTPVALQEGTAVAAEPEAKKEVDEPKDVEPAAIKPEAVEHDGTEADPSKEASIPPQEETTAVALVTGPEQNEEADAPTQVKPVAVIPGTGPEEKKVEASTQEDNAEAVAAEPESARAQENAEASTQPSPMEIESVQETAMLGEAETRQQLPLPSAEGVVAEASEPPSIEVAAMKEPELLSTEPAPDGENAKLGEAEAEQLLQQPSSCEAMAVTGELPSAVGAKTDGTSDVAADESPAVVGEEVLNTETAPDGENPRPSEADTAQSPHLPEEGKAVAATEPANLEKAEANDGK, from the exons ATGGCTTCATCACAGCATGTTGAAGTGGAGGCTGCGAAGCTACTTCAAAAACTCATTCTGGAATCAAAGGATGAGCCCGCTAAATTAGCAACAAAACTTTACGTG ATATGTCAACATATGAAGTTAAGTGGAAAAGAGCAGTCTCTTCCCTATCAGGTCATATCTAG GGCCATGGAGACTGTCGTAAGTCAACATGGAATTGATATGGATGCATTGCGATCATCACGAGTTCCATTTGCCGGCGGTCCACAAGCAGTAGATTCTAGTGGCGTTAtgtctaaggacaaggagatcaTTGGTGGTCAGTCTTCCATGGTTGGAAGTGATGCATCCCAGAGCAGCGGTCAAGCTGCATTATGGCATTTGCCACCAG ATATGGCAAGGCCTGGGGTGTATATTCCAGGCAGGGTTCCAGCAGGACAAAATAGGGGCGATGTCGCAGGATCTGATATTCATCAAGGCTCCATGTCGCAAAAGAGTGGCAGGTCCTCTGGAGTCGAAAGCCCTGCAAGTCTGCAAATGGAGGACACTAGATCTATGAATTCACATGATTCTTTGAAGTCTGATGAAAAAACAAGCAAGAAAGCTTCCTCTTCCAAGAGAAAAAGGATGGATTCAAAAGCAGCAGGGGATATGCAATCTGAAGAAAACTCAAAATCAGATGGTATCTCAAGTGGACAAAATATTAGAAAAAGGAAACAGGTTGGCAAAGCTGGTGCACAAGGTCAGCCCTCCAGGGGAGCTGAGCCTGAGCAATCACATATACTGCAAGGTGCTACTGCTCAGGTGCCACCCTTACCTGGTGGTGCATCATTTTTCAGGGCTCACCAGGAAGGTCCACCAGCTTCTGCTGGGAGGACTATTGACAATACTAAACCATCAAACCCATTCGCAATGTCACAAGTTTCAAATTTTGCTGAAGGGCTGGCTTCTGGTAGTATCCCCACTGAGTTGCAGAAAAGTATACTGGGAGGAACAAATATGTTTAACACTGGTTTTGGCTGGAATCAGAGTTCACAAGGTTCAGCTATTAAGAATACTCAAGGTTCTGTTGCCAACTTAATGCGGCCAGGAGTTAATGTTGAAG GGAAAATTAATGTAGGGTCACAAGGAGCTTTTAACCCTACTCCCACATCGCAGATGGATTTTCCCAAAATCCCTCCTTACATGTCTTCTTCCTTTGGAGGTGGCTCACAGTTTCTGGACAAGGGCAAGGACTCGGCTTCTGGCAATACCGGCACTGAACTTCATTCTGCTGCTAAAGTTGGAGTTAACATGGGGATTGTGCAT GGCAGTCCAATGCAAGAAAGGCAAAATATTACCAGAGCACCACAGAGGGCCGAATCATCTTTGCAAGAAGCCAGATTGTCTTCGCTCCCGAATAGAAATGTTGGGCCATATCAAACGTCTCACATCTCTCCGAACACACCTTTCAAAGAACAACAGTTAAAGCAGCTCCGAGCACAGTGCTTAGTATTTCTTGCATTCAG AAATAATATGCAGCCCAGAAAGGTGCACCTTGAAATTGCCTTAGGTGGAGGCCCCACTGCAGAGG GTGGCGGTGCAGGTCAGGGAGGTAACGAGAGCAGAGTGGCTGATGGTTCTGTAAGGGAAAACGGAAACAGTCAGGAAAACTCTGCTATTTTCGGCAGCCAAAGTGATATGTCTAGACTCCCATCCACATCCGCAGGCAGCATTGCAGAGGCTGATTCTTCACTGAAGGACTCGGAAATTAAGAAGAAGATCAATATAGCTGAACATGAGAAGTCATCGATGGAAATAGAAAATATCCAGCAAGCTGTTATGCAGGGAACTGGTTCAAGTTCTGAAATGCGCTCCCAAGAAATAGCATCCCCTGTGCCATCTGGACCACAGCAGTCATACTTTCAGGGAGATAAAAGAAGAAATGCCCCTGAGACCTACAGGACGGATGCAGAAAATTTGAACAGGAATTTAGGTTTCGGAGGCCAGGGACCATCTTCTTTGGGTGGTAATAGACAACATCCAAATTTTGAAGCTGCTGTTTTGACCAAAGATCGATTACAGGATGAAGCATCTAAAGAATCATATCCACCTTCGAGGCTTCATCACATGCCTATCGATGGTTACAGCTCCAATTTACCAGGAAAGGATCTAACTCCAGATACAGATAGAAATGAAGTTGAACATTGTACCCAGATGGGGGAGATGTCTGATCGATCAGCTGATGAAGGAGATGACGATCTATTTGAGCATGATGATTTTGCATCAACTCCTCCAAAATACACAATGACTGAAAAATGGATCATAGATTATCAAAAGAGAAAATATGGAGAAAATGAAAAGAAGGTATTAGAGCAGCAGAGCGCACATAAAAGGATGTCAGCATCCTATCAGAAGTTAAAG GAAAGTGTTAGTTCATCTGAAGATCTTACTGCAAAGACAAAGAGTGTCATTGaattgaaaaagcttcaacttctCTCACTTCAACGTCGTGTGCGCAG TGAATTCTTGTCAGACTTTTTCAAGCCTAATACAGCTGATTTGGAGCGTGTAAAAGCAGTAAAGAAACACCGGCATGGACGCCGTGTGAAACAGCTTGAAAAAATTGAACAGAAAATgaaggaggaaaggcaaaaaagaatACGCGAGAGGCAAAAAGAGTTCTTTGCTGATATAGAGTCTCACAG AGAGAGACTGGAGGATAGTTTCAAGGCTAAAAGAGAGCGTCTAAAGGGTTTCAATCGATATATAAAAGAGTTCCACAAGAGGAAAGAGCGAATTCATCGGGAGAAGCTGGATAGGATCCAGCGGGAGAAAATTAACTTGCTTAAGAACAATGACGTCGAAGGGTATCTTAGGATGGTCCAG GATGCAAAATCTGACCGTGTTAAGCAACTACTACGAGAGACTGAGAAATATCTACAGAAACTTGGGGCCAAATTACGAGGTGACAGCTCAATGGACGGCCGTTCTTATGTTTCTGGTAAGGGCGTCACTGCAAACGATGTTGAAGACGAGAGCTACCAGCCACAG AATTATCTTGAGAGCAACGAGAAGTACTATCAGTTGGCCCACAG tGTGAAGGAGATTGTAAATGACCAGCCTACTTATCTTAATGGTGGGAAGTTGCGGGA GTACCAGATGAACGGTTTGCGTTGGCTGGTTTCATTGTACAATAATAATTTGAATGGAATTTTAGCTGACGAGATGGGGCTTGGTAAAACAGTTCAA GTAATCTCTTTGTTGTGCTACCTTATGGAAACAAAAAATGACCGGGGCCCATTTCTTGTGGTTGTACCATCCTCTGTTCTTTCTGGATGGGTATCTGAACTCAACTTCTGGGCACCTAGCATAAATAAAATTGCTTATTTTGGTCCTCCAGAAGAAAGGCGCAGACTGTTCAA AGAGATGATTGTTCAACAGAAGTTCAATGTCCTTTTGACAACATATGAGTACTTGATGAACAAACATGATAGGCCAAAACTAAGCAAAATACAGTGGCACTATATAATAATCGATGAAGGGCACCGTATAAAGAATGCGTCTTGTAAGCTCAATGCTGATCTGAAGCTTTATCGGAGTTCTCATCGGCTATTGCTGACAGGAACACCTCTGCAG AATAATCTTGAGGAGCTGTGGGCACTTTTGAACTTTCTGTTGCCTAATATATTTAACTCATCCGAAGATTTCTCTCAGTGGTTTAACAAACCATTTGAAAGCAATGGTGATAACTCAGCTGATGAG GCCTTACTTTCAGAGGAGGAAAACTTGCTGATCATAAACCGTCTTCACCAAGTTCTTCGGCCCTTTGTACTCCGAAGACTTAAGCATAAG GTTGAAAGTGAATTGCCAGGGAAGATTGAAAGACTTGTAAGATGCGAGGCATCAGCTTATCAGAAACTTCTGATGACAAGGGTGGAAGACAACCTTGGTGGAATTGGAGCAGTTAAG GTCCGCTCGGTGCACAATTCTGTCATGGAATTGAGGAACATATGCAACCATCCATACCTTAGCCAGCTTCATGTTGAGGAG ATTGAGGGTCATCTACCTAGGCACTACCTGCCATCTATTGTGAGGTTGTGTGGGAAACTTGAGATGTTGGACAGATTGCTACCCAAACTCAAAGCTACTGGCCATAGG GTTCTACTTTTTTCTACAATGACAAGATTGCTTGATGTGATGGAGGATTATCTGGTATGGAAAAAGTATCAGTACCTTCGGTTAGATGGACACACTTCTGGGCATGAGAGAGGAGCACTTATTGATAGATTTAATGATCCTGATTCTCCAGCTTTCATTTTTCTGCTAAG TATCCGAGCAGGAGGCGTTGGTGTCAATCTTCAAGCAGCTGATACTGTCATCATATTTGATACTGATTGGAATCCTCAG GTTGACTTGCAAGCACAGGCTAGAGCCCACAGAATTGGTCAAAAGAAGGAGGTTCTTGTTTTACGTTTAGAAACT GTCCGAACTGTAGAAGAGCAAGTCAGGGCTTCGGCAGAACATAAATTAGGCGTTGCTAATCAGAGTATAACTGCTGGATTTTTCGACAACAACACAAG TGCTGAAGATCGGAGGGAGTATCTTGAGTCACTTCTACGTGAGTGTAAAAAGGAAGAATCAGCTCCAGTGTTAGATGATGATGCTCTGAATAATATTCTTGCCCGCAG CGAAGATGAGATCGACATATTTGAATCTATTGACAAGCAAAGACTAGATGATGAAATG GCTGTATGGCTAAAGGTTGTTCAGGATGGTTCAGTTAGTGGGCTAGACCCCTCAGTATTGCCACCCCGCCTTGTGTCTGATGATGATCTGAAGCCCTTCTGTCATGCTATGAAGATTTACGAGTCTTCAAATGTAAAAAATGTGAAGGTAAATGTGAGGAAGAAGGGCGAGCTTGGCGGCCTTGATACAAAGCATTACGGAAGGGGAAAACGTGCTCGTGAG GTCCGGTCTTATGAGGATCAATGGACCGAagaagaatttgaaaaactttgTCAGGCTGAATCTCCTGACTCACCTCAACCTGGTGGTGTATTGAAGGATATAGATATCTCTAAAGAGAGTAAGTTGGAGGTACCTGCAGAAAGTTCAATAGACCCAAAAGAAAGTTCAATAGATCCAGTCGAAGCCAAAACGGTGCCAGTCCTGGCTGTTCCGGACTCCTCACCACCAGTCCCGTCTGTTCCAGACTCCTCACCAGCTAAGCGGCGAAGAGGTAGACCTAGAAGGTCAGACGTTTCAGTATCTCCTGTTATGTCCCCAGCAAAAGCTGTCCAACAAGAGGCAGGAACTACACTTGGCAGTTCTGCACCAGCAAGTACCATCGATTCTGCAGCACCAACTGCTACCATCCATTCTACTGGTCCAGATGTTACCACCCATTCTGCTGCACCTGTTGCTGCCATCAAACCAGATATTGGTACAGAAGTTAAGGCTACTGCTTTTGTTGCTGCTGTACCAACTGCTACCATGAAACCCGAGATTGGTACTGAAGTTACGGACCATGTTGTTTTGGAAGGGTCTATAGCAAAGGAAGTTGGTCCGGCGGTAGAGAGCGGTCATGACCCAGTAGCTGCCAGTGCAGCCCCTCATCCACCAGCTCCTGCTACATCTAGAGGCAGAAAGACCCAAGCAGTTGAAACCCCTCGCAGACGAGGCCGAAAACCAAAATCTCTTTTCTCATCTAGTGCTGGTGATATTAATATAAACCCTGTGGTTGCAATTGGTAGTGGACCTGCTTCTGTGGGTTCTCCATATCCTCAAGGGGATATGCCTGCAAGTCTCATGTCAAGATTTCAGAAGGATTTGGTTACAGGTAGGCCTGTTACGTCATTGCCAGAGGGAGTTAAGGGCATCTCCGCCCCTGAAAGTACGACGCCTGTTGCCGAAGATAAACACACTGGAACTGCAATAAGCTCGGACAATGCCAACTTACTAATGCCAAAGATCATTCACAATGAAAATGTTGGATTTGTTCAAGCGAGCTCTGAGCAAGTTTTTTCTGCATCAGTACCTACTTTAACTGCTGTCTCAGGTGGAATATTGAAAGCATCACATATTCTCTTGGCAGATAAGCCTGCCGAGAAGCAAAGTGCTTCACGCCGTCGCAGAAAGAAAGCGCCTGGTGGTGAGGATACTGGAGTAAGCACTAGGCAAAGAGCAGCTATGAAGAAATCTGATGGTATTCCTGGTACCAATGACAATGTTGGTGCGGACATGAGCACAGCTGAGAAGCTAGGAGCAGTGAATGTAAAAGATGGCAGTTCACTTCAAGATACTCCCAAGGAATTACCAAATATAAACTCTCCTCCATATGACAAGTCTGGGTATGACTCTCAACCAAGAACACCTATAGCAGTCCCCATTAGTGAAGCTGCACTTCCTAGTGGTTCCGGTAATGCCCATGTTGCTTATTCTGATATAACTCCTAGGATACCTACCAATCCTGATGGTCAAGATAAACCAGTAAATCTGCACATAGGAGCACCTCTAGCCGCAGCCTCACAACCTCAAGTGCCATGTAAGACAGGGAACGACCATGTTGCAGTGTGTTCTGTGGTCACTACCACACATTCTGAAACGGTTACTGAAAAACCATTGCTAAATCCTGTTAGTGAACTAGCAAATGTCCAGGTCGAACCACCTAGTTCTTCACTTAATTCAGGTAAAAACATCAGTACAGTGCCTTCAGAGGTCAATAGTGTCGCTCCCAGTAAGGCATCAGGTAGGAGGAGGAAAGGTCCTGCCTCTGAACCACGCACCAGAAGTAAAGCCGCAACAGCTGCATGTGAACGTCGTGCTCGACTAGCTGGACCAAAGCAGACAGGTGATGCGAGAAAATTAGAAATATTGGCAAGCCCAAGCACGGCGGTTTGTGTTTCTTCAGTTGAGCAACAGGAAACCGCCCTGGCAGAGCCTCCCACCGCTTCTGTCTGCGAACCGCAGAAGAATGCTGAGAGTCATGTACGTGGTGGAATGTCTACTCCGATGGGGATACTAGATGCCCCAAAGCAAATTGCTACCCAGTCAATTACAGCATGTACTGAAGAAACAAATAGCAGTCTAAGCACTCAAACTCCTGCACTTCCCATATCCAGAGAAAGTAATCTTTCCATGGGTGACAAGcaag GTGTTGGAGTTTATACCATACATGGACAAACAAAGATGGTTTTGGCTGCAGAACTGGCATCTGCAAATGATGAACATAAGCTGCATGAAGTACATGATAAGACTGCTGATGGTAATATACTCCAACACAGTGCTGCAAATGACACACTCCAGGATAAAACTGATAGCATTGCTGGTTTGGACCTAGCCTCTCGTCATAGAATTGGTGATTTGGAAATGGAGAAGGGTGATTCTAATACAGTGATGTTACCAGACTGCCAAACCCCTTTTGATGCCTCAGTTAAGGATATTAAGGATACTCTTGCCCCCACAGAAGCTGATGTCAGTGATCTGCAAAGTGAGGCTGCTGCTATTGATGTGACTAGTCCTAAGCAAGATACTATGGTAGTTGAAGCACTGCACACTAATTCCGGAGGTTCTGCTAGTCATCTGCCTGCTGCTTTACAATCAACGGACTCAAACCAGCATGCAGAACGGAAAGGAAGTTCAGAGAACAGTGGCTCTAAATTTTTTGCATCTGGGaagaaaacagaggaaatggaAGGAACTTTGGATAAGAATACGGATAACAATCTTATTCAGGCAAATGCCGATATAGCTTTAGGAAGACATTCTCCTTCAGAGGACAAAAGAGAGGACAGTTGTGcccatgtagttgatggtggcctGTTGGGAAGCAAACAAACTCTTCTTGAAGTCGTTTCTGCTGTAAACACTGATGGCTCTGAGGAAGCACTCAATGCTTCGTCTACCCATTCGAATAAAGATGCCACCTCGGTTTGTGAAGTAACAAAGGATCCTGAGAGCCATGTAAGAGTGTCTGTACTGGCCTCTGCTGCTATGAACGCTCGTGATGACTGTGAGGAAGTTCACAATGTTCCATCCACCCATTCTGATAGAGGGGGCAGCATGGTAGAAGTTGATGCGTCTAGAGATGATGCTACCTCTATTTGCGAAGTATGCAAGGATCCTGAGAGTAATGTATCTGGTGAGTTGTCGATGCCAGTAGGGTTAGCGGAGCTCGAGTTAGAACTGCCAAACCAATCCAAATCTTCTAGCCAGTCAAGCGCAGTAAATGCTGATGAAACAAAGGCCAGTATCAACATTCAGACTACTTCATTGGTAGAATCAGGAGAACAAAAATCACCCAGAAATGGTGCACATG AGTTGAAAGAAGGGATGGAGTTGGCCGGGCCTAAGATTGAGTGCACAATACTAATGCCGAGTCCCGATGATAAGA GTTCTGAGGCTCATAGTTTGGCACAACGGGAGATGGTTTCGGGTGCAGAACAAGCATCTATGAAAG ATGATAAAAGAAACAAGATGGTTGATGTTACATTTTCGTCTGGTGAGGAACAAGAAATACAGCGAGCTGATGTAGACTTGCCCACTTGTCCAAGATATGCAGATTGTGAGGGTGAAAAGGACCATTCCCCTAAAACTATTTTGGCAGGCAGCCAATCTTTTTGTGAAGCCTCAGATAAGGACGTTGCCCCAGTGAAAGATGATCACACTGATCCGCAAAGTGAAGTTAATGTTGTTGATATGAATGGTGCCAACCAAGACTCAGCTGAAACCGAAGCTATGCAGATTGATGGTGTCTCCAAAGGATCTTCAAGTGATTTGCCTGCTGCTTTACGATCGACCGATTCAAATCAGCCGGCAGAACAAGATGGATTAGAGAATAGTCCCTCTATATCTGCTTGTCCGAAAGAACATGAGAAATTGGAAGAAACTTCTGATGAAATTGGTGGTGGCAATTCCAATCGTAGTCGGACTGATGGTGATTCTCATATTATGAATCTAGTTGGTTATTCGGAAGACTCAGATGAGGACAATTCTATCCAGGTAGCTGATGTTGGTGATGTGGGAAGTAAAGAAACTACTCATGATGGCATCTCAGCTGTCCCTAGAGGAGCAGAACCAGGAGATGGACCCTGCACAGAGCCTACTTGTGAAACTGCTGTTCATGTGCACGAATTCAATGTGGACGTTGCTATTTCTGAGGATGGTCATGGCACAATGGCCCTTGGCAGCGTCCAAGCGTCTACGACGGAACTAAAGGATTTGGAGAGTGGAAGATGTCTAGAACATGGAACAGGTACTTCTTTATCTGCTTGCAATGTTCATCAAAGCCCACTGAAAGAACTTAGTTATGGTATTTCAGTAATCCCTGACCCTGTTGAGCATGATGGCACAGGAACCCCTGTGGCTCTTCAGGAGGGAACTGCTGTCGCTGCAGAACCAGAAGCAAAGAAAGAGGTCGACGAACCTAAAGATGTTGAGCCGGCTGCCATAAAGCCAGAGGCGGTGGAGCATGATGGTACAGAAGCCGATCCAAGTAAAGAAGCATCTATACCTCCTCAAGAGGAAACCACTGCTGTAGCCTTGGTTACAGGACCGGAACAAAATGAAGAAGCAGATGCACCTACTCAAGTCAAACCAGTTGCTGTTATACCTGGTACGGGACCAGAAGAGAAGAAAGTAGAGGCATCCACCCAAGAGGATAATGCTGAAGCAGTTGCCGCAGAGCCAGAATCTGCTAGAGCCCAGGAAAATGCGGAAGCTTCTACTCAGCCTAGTCCTATGGAGATAGAGTCAGTTCAGGAAACAGCTATGCTGGGAGAAGCTGAAACCAGGCAGCAACTGCCACTTCCGTCTGCCGAGGGTGTGGTGGCCGAGGCTAGTGAACCTCCAAGCATAGAGGTGGCTGCTATGAAGGAACCAGAGTTGCTGAGCACTGAACCAGCACCTGACGGTGAAAATGCGAAGCTTGGAGAAGCCGAAGCTGAACAGCTGTTGCAGCAACCTTCATCCTGCGAGGCTATGGCAGTCACAGGAGAGCTTCCTAGCGCAGTCGGAGCGAAAACGGATGGAACTTCAGACGTGGCAGCTGATGAGTCTCCTGCTGTCGTGGGAGAGGAGGTGCTCAACACTGAAACTGCACCTGATGGTGAAAATCCAAGGCCGAGCGAGGCTGATACGGCGCAGTCGCCACATTTGCCCGAGGAGGGCAAGGCCGTTGCAGCTACCGAGCCTGCCAACCTTGAGAAGGCGGAGGCCAATGATGGAAAGTAG